The following are from one region of the Ochotona princeps isolate mOchPri1 chromosome 4, mOchPri1.hap1, whole genome shotgun sequence genome:
- the PRPF19 gene encoding pre-mRNA-processing factor 19 translates to MSLICSISNEVPEHPCVSPVSNHVYERRLIEKYIAENGTDPINNQPLSEEQLIDIKVAHPIRPKPPSATSIPAILKALQDEWDAVMLHSFTLRQQLQTTRQELSHALYQHDAACRVIARLTKEVTAAREALATLKPQAGLIVPQAVPSSQPSVVGAGEPMDLGELVGMTPEIIQKLQDKATVLTTERKKRGKTVPEELVKPEELSKYRQVASHVGLHSASIPGILALDLCPSDTNKILTGGADKNVVVFDKSSEQILATLKGHTKKVTSVVFHPSQDLVFSASPDATIRIWSVPNASCVQVVRAHESAVTGLSLHATGDYLLSSSDDQYWAFSDIQTGRVLTKVTDETSGCSLTCAQFHPDGLIFGTGTMDSQIKIWDLKERTNVANFPGHSGPITSIAFSENGYYLATAADDSSVKLWDLRKLKNFKTLQLDNNFEVKSLIFDQSGTYLALGGTDVQIYICKQWTEILHFTEHSGLTTGVAFGHHAKFIASTGMDRSLKFYSL, encoded by the exons TCTCCAACGAGGTGCCGGAGCACCCGTGCGTGTCCCCCGTGTCCAATCACGTCTACGAACGGCGGCTCATTGAGAAGTACATTGCTGAGAATGGTACAGACCCTATTAACAACCAGCCTCTGTCTGAGGAGCAGCTCATCGACATCAAAG TTGCTCACCCGATCCGGCCCAAGCCTCCCTCAGCCACCAGCATCCCGGCCATCCTGAAAGCCTTGCAGGACGAGTGG GATGCGGTCATGCTGCACAGCTTCACCCTGCGCCAGCAGCTGCAGACCACCCGACAGGAGCTGTCCCACGCGCTCTACCAGCACGATGCCGCCTGCCGTGTCATTGCCCGCCTCACCAAGGAAGTCACTGCTGCCCGAGAAG CTCTGGCTACCCTGAAGCCACAGGCCGGTCTCATCGTGCCCCAGGCTGTGCCGAGCTCGCAGCCAAGTGTGGTG GGTGCAGGCGAGCCCATGGATTTGGGTGAGCTGGTGGGCATGACCCCGGAGATTATCCAGAAG CTTcaagacaaggccactgtactgaCCACGGAGCGTAAGAAG AGAGGGAAGACTGTGCCTGAGGAGCTGGTGAAGCCAGAGGAGCTCAGCAAATACCGGCaggtggcatcccatgtg GGCTTGCACAGTGCCAGCATTCCTGGGATCCTCGCCTTGGATCTCTGCCCCTCAGACACCAACAAGATCCTCACTG GTGGGGCGGATAAAAACGTCGTTGTCTTTGATAAGAGCTCTGAACAAATCCTGGCCACCCTCAAAGGCCACACTAAGAAAGTCACCAGTGTGGTGTTCCACCCTTCCCAG GATCTGGTGTTTTCCGCCTCTCCAGATGCCACTATCAGGATTTGGTCAGTTCCGAACGCCTCTTGCGTTCAGGTTGTACGGGCGCATGAGAGCGCTGTGACAGGCCTCAGCCTCCATGCCACCGGGGACTACCTCTTGAGCTCTTCAGACGACCAG TACTGGGCCTTCTCTGACATCCAGACAGGCCGTGTGCTCACCAAGGTGACGGATGAGACCTCCGGCTGCT ctCTCACCTGTGCTCAGTTCCACCCTGATGGCCTCATTTTCGGAACAGGAACCATGGACTCTCAGATCAAGATCTGGGACTTGAAG GAGCGCACCAATGTGGCCAATTTCCCTGGTCACTCAGGCCCCATCACCAGCATTGCCTTCTCCGAGAACGGCTACTACCTGGCCACGGCAGCTGATGACTCTTCAGTCAAACTCTGGGATCTGCGCAAGCTGAAGAACTTCAAGACGCTGCAGCTGGACAACAACTTTGAG GTGAAGTCCCTCATCTTTGACCAGAGTGGCACCTACCTGGCCCTGGGGGGCACAGACGTCCAGATCTACATCTGCAAGCAGTGGACGGAGATTCTGCACTTCACAG AGCACAGCGGCCTGACCACAGGGGTTGCCTTCGGACACCACGCCAAATTCATTGCTTCTACAGGCATGGACAGGAGCCTCAAGTTCTACAGCCTGTAG